From Variovorax sp. PMC12, the proteins below share one genomic window:
- a CDS encoding ShlB/FhaC/HecB family hemolysin secretion/activation protein, with the protein MLAGVLIGGHLLAQAQVPSTPQPFVEQQRQQERERALREQNERTVDQRPQAAPPTPAQRIPESESPCFRIDRVLLVGEQSESFQWAVADLSGPEGNDSPVGRCLGTAGVNVVLARAQQAVIARGFVTTRVLAAPQDLSAGALTLSLVPGRIAAIRTTSDSSSALLGSSALLATAIPARPGDLLNLRDIEQGLENLKRAPTVEADIQIEPSTAPNAKPGDSDLVVKYVQSKKWRATLSLDDSGTEATGRYQAGATLSLDNPFGLNDLFYVSANHNVNNHVFSDPAKGTEGQTVHYSLPYGYWLLGLTASNSQYHQSVTGLNQDYVYAGKSNNAEVKLSRLLYRDQRRKTTVAVKGWRRESRNFVDDTEVEVQHRVVGGWEFSLNHKEFIGEATLEGTLAYKRGTGGFGSRAAPEEEFGEGTSRLKLYTADISLNAPFKLGEQKLRYSGLIRAQWNRTPLTPQDRFAIGGRYTVRGFDGETSLMGERGWLIRNDIGWAVGQSGAELYVGADYGHVGGRSTVDLLGRSLAGAVIGVRGQWSKLSYDFFVGAPISKPEGYRTAKVTLGFNLNASF; encoded by the coding sequence GTGTTGGCCGGCGTGCTGATTGGTGGACATTTGCTGGCTCAAGCCCAGGTGCCAAGCACGCCACAACCCTTCGTCGAGCAGCAGCGCCAGCAAGAGCGTGAGCGTGCCCTGCGTGAGCAGAACGAACGCACCGTCGACCAGCGTCCGCAGGCTGCACCACCAACTCCGGCGCAGCGCATTCCCGAATCCGAGTCGCCGTGCTTCCGCATCGACCGCGTGTTGCTGGTCGGCGAACAGTCAGAATCTTTCCAATGGGCCGTTGCCGATCTGTCCGGCCCTGAGGGCAATGATTCGCCGGTCGGCCGTTGCCTCGGTACTGCCGGCGTCAATGTGGTACTGGCGCGTGCGCAGCAAGCCGTCATTGCTCGCGGCTTTGTTACCACCCGTGTGCTGGCCGCGCCGCAGGATCTCTCTGCCGGCGCGCTGACCCTCTCGCTGGTCCCCGGCCGCATCGCAGCCATCCGCACGACGTCTGATTCTTCCTCCGCGCTACTTGGCAGTTCCGCCTTGCTGGCAACGGCCATCCCCGCGCGCCCCGGCGACCTCTTGAACCTGCGCGACATCGAGCAGGGCCTGGAGAACTTGAAGCGCGCCCCCACCGTCGAAGCCGATATCCAGATCGAGCCTTCGACTGCGCCCAATGCCAAGCCCGGCGACAGCGATCTCGTCGTCAAGTACGTCCAGTCCAAGAAATGGCGCGCCACCTTGAGCCTCGACGACAGCGGCACCGAAGCCACCGGCCGATATCAGGCCGGCGCCACCCTGTCTTTGGACAACCCCTTCGGCTTGAACGACCTGTTCTACGTCAGCGCCAACCACAACGTCAACAACCACGTGTTCAGCGATCCGGCCAAGGGCACCGAAGGCCAGACCGTTCACTACTCGCTGCCTTATGGCTACTGGCTGCTGGGCCTCACGGCCTCCAACAGCCAGTACCACCAGAGCGTGACCGGCCTGAACCAGGACTACGTCTACGCTGGCAAGTCCAACAACGCGGAGGTCAAGCTCTCGCGCCTGCTCTACCGCGACCAGCGCCGCAAGACCACGGTGGCCGTCAAGGGCTGGCGCCGCGAGTCGCGCAACTTCGTGGACGACACCGAGGTCGAGGTGCAGCACCGCGTGGTCGGCGGCTGGGAGTTCAGCCTGAACCACAAGGAGTTCATCGGCGAGGCGACGCTCGAAGGCACGCTGGCCTACAAACGCGGCACCGGCGGCTTTGGTTCACGCGCTGCGCCGGAAGAAGAGTTCGGCGAGGGCACCTCGCGCCTGAAGCTCTACACCGCCGACATCAGCCTGAACGCTCCATTCAAGCTTGGCGAACAGAAGCTGCGTTACTCCGGCCTGATCCGCGCTCAGTGGAACCGCACGCCACTCACGCCGCAAGACCGCTTCGCCATCGGCGGGCGCTACACGGTGCGCGGTTTCGACGGCGAGACAAGCCTGATGGGCGAGCGCGGCTGGCTCATCCGCAACGACATCGGCTGGGCCGTGGGTCAAAGCGGGGCTGAGCTGTACGTCGGTGCCGACTATGGCCACGTCGGCGGCCGTTCGACGGTCGACCTGCTCGGCCGCAGCCTGGCCGGTGCCGTCATCGGCGTGCGCGGCCAGTGGAGCAAGCTGAGCTACGACTTCTTCGTCGGCGCGCCGATCAGCAAGCCGGAGGGCTATCGCACAGCGAAGGTCACGCTGGGTTTCAATCTCAACGCGAGCTTCTGA
- a CDS encoding phosphoethanolamine transferase, translated as MTSLPAAPPQPRHGAWLACGVVGATLLALIALGHDGRRIAQLAVLALPMVLWLAWPLRSARMRRLRTVLVWLWAMGFALDATVRAYLLDTYQAAPDGAMVLGAAANTNARESTEYLWMHWRSAAVWGALLIASGLLVGMFARRGAVAPTAARPARWITALLALALLVSCVAYASKPWRRLHPAFFWTQWAQSLRTLQAAWADQQQQRDRLTAQAKAIAPVITRAGPSTVVLVITDSINRDNMGLYGYGRPTTPRLQAHKAQTGEQMAVLKNAWSVDASTLPALRNMFRFGLPDSENPPHVLALARAAGYKVWWISNHDDLAIEQQHARFADVVDMVNRTPGRASASLDGEVLDCVQEALADTSTERKLIVVHLMGAHPHYSLRFPANANPFDDDIDAVENGLVKNGRSSWVRRFRQEYDAALLYHDFVVSELLQQTRSAGKPQDYRAWMYLSDHGQEVGHVSDRAGHSPSTASGYRIPAVVWRNQQPLPASEMQQPFRADWTGWTLMDLLHIQWNGQKPERDVLGGAYRWQAPEIPVAVESFSR; from the coding sequence TTGACCTCCCTCCCCGCTGCCCCACCCCAGCCCCGCCACGGCGCATGGCTTGCCTGCGGCGTGGTCGGCGCCACCCTGCTGGCGCTGATCGCGCTGGGCCACGACGGCCGGCGCATCGCGCAGCTCGCGGTGCTGGCATTGCCGATGGTGCTGTGGCTCGCATGGCCGCTGCGCAGCGCGCGCATGCGTCGGCTGCGCACGGTGCTGGTCTGGCTCTGGGCCATGGGCTTTGCGCTGGACGCCACGGTGCGGGCCTACCTGCTCGACACCTATCAAGCCGCGCCCGACGGCGCGATGGTGCTTGGCGCGGCAGCCAACACCAACGCGCGCGAGAGCACGGAGTACCTGTGGATGCACTGGCGCTCGGCGGCCGTGTGGGGCGCCTTGCTGATCGCCTCGGGCCTGCTGGTGGGCATGTTCGCGCGGCGCGGCGCGGTGGCCCCGACAGCAGCGCGCCCCGCCCGCTGGATCACCGCGCTGCTGGCGCTGGCGCTGCTGGTGTCCTGCGTGGCCTATGCGAGCAAGCCGTGGAGGCGGCTGCATCCCGCGTTCTTCTGGACACAGTGGGCCCAGTCGCTGCGCACGCTGCAGGCCGCCTGGGCCGACCAGCAGCAGCAACGCGACCGCCTGACGGCGCAGGCCAAGGCCATTGCGCCCGTCATCACGCGGGCCGGGCCTTCCACCGTGGTGCTGGTCATCACCGACAGCATCAACCGCGACAACATGGGCCTGTACGGCTACGGCCGCCCGACCACGCCGCGCCTGCAGGCGCACAAGGCGCAGACCGGCGAGCAGATGGCGGTGCTGAAGAACGCATGGTCGGTGGACGCGAGCACCCTGCCCGCCTTGCGCAACATGTTCCGCTTCGGCCTGCCCGACAGCGAGAACCCGCCGCACGTGCTGGCACTGGCGCGCGCCGCGGGCTACAAGGTCTGGTGGATCAGCAACCACGACGACCTGGCCATCGAGCAGCAGCATGCGCGCTTCGCCGACGTGGTCGACATGGTCAACCGCACGCCGGGCCGCGCCAGCGCCTCGCTGGACGGCGAGGTGCTCGACTGCGTGCAGGAAGCGCTGGCCGACACCAGCACCGAGCGCAAGCTGATCGTGGTCCACCTGATGGGCGCGCATCCGCACTACAGCCTGCGCTTTCCGGCAAACGCCAACCCCTTCGACGACGACATCGACGCGGTGGAAAACGGCCTGGTGAAGAACGGCCGCTCCTCATGGGTGCGGCGCTTCCGCCAGGAGTACGACGCGGCGCTGCTTTATCACGACTTCGTGGTGTCCGAGCTGCTGCAGCAGACGCGCAGCGCGGGCAAGCCGCAGGACTACCGCGCATGGATGTACCTGTCGGACCACGGGCAGGAAGTGGGCCATGTGAGCGACCGGGCGGGCCACAGCCCCTCGACCGCGTCGGGCTACCGCATTCCGGCCGTGGTGTGGCGCAACCAGCAGCCGCTGCCGGCCAGCGAGATGCAGCAGCCGTTTCGCGCGGACTGGACCGGCTGGACCCTGATGGACCTGCTCCACATCCAGTGGAACGGGCAGAAGCCCGAGCGCGACGTGCTGGGCGGCGCCTACCGCTGGCAGGCGCCGGAGATTCCGGTGGCGGTGGAGTCGTTCTCGCGTTAG
- a CDS encoding SH3 domain-containing protein, with amino-acid sequence MDRFSRWPALLLAFFLAWVAAPSVFAAAPSSQMVSAAVPTLNMRTGPGQRYETHWTVSKGYPFRVIGRKGDWLRVSDFENDKAWVYRPMTSKTPHHVVKAKVANLRRAPSTRSPVLKKAGYGDVLRTIERRGDWIKVRHEGGATGWVQKRLTWGW; translated from the coding sequence ATGGATAGATTCAGTCGATGGCCCGCGCTCCTGCTCGCATTCTTTCTCGCATGGGTGGCCGCGCCGTCCGTGTTCGCGGCGGCGCCGTCCTCGCAGATGGTCAGTGCCGCCGTTCCCACGCTCAACATGCGCACCGGCCCCGGACAGCGCTACGAGACGCACTGGACAGTGAGCAAGGGCTACCCCTTCCGCGTGATCGGCAGGAAAGGCGACTGGCTGAGGGTCAGCGACTTCGAGAACGACAAGGCCTGGGTCTACCGGCCCATGACCAGCAAGACGCCGCACCACGTCGTGAAGGCGAAGGTCGCCAACCTGCGGCGCGCGCCGAGCACCCGCAGCCCCGTATTGAAGAAGGCCGGCTACGGCGACGTGCTGCGCACCATCGAGCGCCGGGGCGACTGGATCAAGGTGCGGCACGAGGGCGGCGCCACCGGCTGGGTGCAGAAGCGCCTGACCTGGGGCTGGTAA
- the glpK gene encoding glycerol kinase GlpK, whose amino-acid sequence MTTYLLALDQGTSSSRSIVFDREGRIVAIAQKELTQIYPQPGWVEHDPMEIWHSQLATAREVLAKAGLQATDIHAIGITNQRETTVLWNRKTGQPVHHAIVWQDRRAEPLCAQLREEGMSDTIRRKTGLVIDAYFSGTKLRWLLDNVPGARAQAQSGELAFGTIDSWLIWQLTGGKAHVTDVSNASRTMLFNVHDNAWDAELLKALDIPAALMPKVQPSSSHFADTDTTLLGHTLPIGGVAGDQQSALFGQACFEAGMAKNTYGTGCFLLMHTGGAFQPSHNGLLVTSAAQTDATPQYAMEGSVFVGGAVVQWLRDGLKAIKGSAEVQSLAESVPDAGGVMMVPAFTGLGAPYWDADARGTITGLTRGTTVAHIARAALESIAYQSAALLQAMSRDAVAAGGKPVAELRVDGGASVNDLLMQFQADLLGIPVVRPEVVETTALGAAYLAGLSTGFYSDARELSRLWKVERRFLPTMGRAQAEESMARWERAVRQATAT is encoded by the coding sequence ATGACGACCTACCTGCTGGCCCTGGACCAGGGTACTTCCAGCTCGCGCAGCATCGTGTTCGACCGCGAAGGCCGCATCGTGGCCATCGCGCAGAAAGAACTCACGCAGATCTATCCGCAGCCCGGCTGGGTCGAGCACGACCCGATGGAAATCTGGCACAGCCAGCTCGCCACCGCGCGCGAGGTGCTTGCAAAGGCCGGGCTGCAGGCCACCGACATCCACGCCATCGGCATCACCAACCAGCGCGAGACCACCGTGCTGTGGAACCGCAAGACGGGCCAGCCGGTGCACCACGCCATCGTCTGGCAGGACCGCCGCGCCGAGCCGCTGTGCGCGCAACTGCGCGAAGAAGGCATGAGCGACACCATCCGCCGGAAGACCGGCCTGGTGATCGACGCGTATTTCTCCGGCACCAAGCTGCGCTGGCTGCTCGACAACGTGCCCGGCGCGCGCGCGCAGGCGCAGAGCGGCGAACTGGCCTTCGGCACGATCGACAGCTGGCTCATCTGGCAGCTCACCGGCGGCAAGGCCCACGTGACGGACGTGAGCAACGCTTCGCGCACCATGCTCTTCAACGTGCATGACAACGCGTGGGACGCCGAGCTGCTGAAGGCGCTGGACATTCCCGCCGCGCTGATGCCGAAGGTGCAGCCATCGAGCTCGCACTTCGCCGATACCGACACCACGCTGCTGGGCCACACGCTGCCCATCGGCGGCGTGGCCGGCGACCAGCAGAGCGCCCTCTTCGGCCAGGCCTGCTTCGAGGCCGGCATGGCCAAGAACACCTACGGCACCGGCTGCTTCCTGCTGATGCACACCGGCGGCGCGTTCCAGCCCTCGCACAACGGCCTGCTCGTGACCAGCGCCGCGCAGACCGATGCGACGCCGCAGTACGCCATGGAAGGCAGCGTGTTCGTGGGCGGCGCGGTGGTGCAGTGGCTGCGCGACGGGCTCAAGGCCATCAAGGGCAGCGCCGAAGTGCAGTCGCTGGCCGAGAGCGTGCCCGACGCGGGCGGCGTGATGATGGTGCCGGCCTTCACCGGCCTGGGCGCGCCCTACTGGGACGCGGACGCGCGCGGCACGATCACCGGACTCACGCGCGGGACCACGGTCGCGCACATCGCGCGCGCCGCGCTGGAAAGCATCGCCTACCAGAGCGCCGCGCTGCTGCAGGCCATGAGCCGCGACGCCGTGGCCGCCGGCGGCAAGCCGGTGGCCGAACTGCGCGTGGACGGCGGCGCCAGCGTGAACGACCTGCTGATGCAGTTCCAGGCCGACCTGCTGGGCATTCCGGTGGTGCGGCCCGAAGTGGTCGAGACCACCGCGCTGGGCGCCGCCTACCTGGCGGGCCTGTCGACCGGCTTCTACAGCGACGCGCGCGAGCTTTCCAGGCTGTGGAAGGTGGAGCGCCGCTTCTTGCCGACCATGGGCCGCGCGCAGGCCGAGGAATCGATGGCGCGCTGGGAACGCGCGGTGCGCCAGGCCACCGCGACCTGA
- a CDS encoding DeoR/GlpR family DNA-binding transcription regulator, protein MNSNPRQINLLETVRTRGSVTVEELAEMLGVTLQTVRRDVQRLADEGLLTRFHGGVRVPSSTTENIGYQQRETLHAEGKARIARRVAELVPNDCSLILNIGTTTEAVAKALLRHTGLRVITNNLNVATILSGNSSCEVIVAGGSVRPRDRAIVGEATIDFIRQFKVDIALIGVSSIEADGSLRDFDLREVKVAQTIIAQAREVWLAADASKFNRPAMIQLGTLSQIDRLFTDAEPPPPFPDLLLAAQVRLEIARDN, encoded by the coding sequence GTGAACTCCAATCCCCGACAGATCAATCTCCTGGAAACCGTGCGCACGCGCGGCTCCGTCACCGTCGAAGAACTGGCCGAAATGCTCGGCGTCACGCTGCAGACGGTCCGCCGGGACGTGCAGCGGCTGGCCGACGAGGGATTGCTGACGCGCTTTCACGGCGGCGTGCGGGTGCCGAGCTCCACCACCGAGAACATCGGCTACCAGCAGCGTGAGACCCTGCACGCCGAGGGCAAGGCGCGCATCGCCCGCCGCGTGGCGGAGCTGGTGCCCAACGACTGCTCGCTGATCCTGAACATCGGCACCACCACCGAGGCCGTGGCCAAGGCGCTGCTGCGCCACACCGGCCTGCGCGTGATCACCAACAACCTGAACGTGGCCACCATCCTGAGCGGCAACAGCTCGTGCGAGGTGATCGTGGCCGGCGGCTCGGTGCGCCCGCGCGACCGCGCCATCGTGGGCGAGGCCACCATCGACTTCATCCGCCAGTTCAAGGTGGACATCGCGCTGATCGGCGTGTCGAGCATCGAGGCCGACGGCTCGCTGCGCGACTTCGACCTGCGCGAGGTGAAGGTGGCGCAGACCATCATCGCGCAGGCGCGCGAAGTGTGGCTCGCGGCCGACGCCAGCAAGTTCAACCGGCCCGCGATGATCCAGCTGGGCACGCTCTCGCAGATCGACCGGCTGTTCACCGACGCCGAGCCGCCGCCGCCCTTCCCCGACCTGCTGCTCGCGGCGCAGGTCCGGCTGGAGATCGCGCGCGACAACTGA